Proteins from one Muntiacus reevesi chromosome X, mMunRee1.1, whole genome shotgun sequence genomic window:
- the LOC136154390 gene encoding melanoma-associated antigen B3-like, whose amino-acid sequence MKMGTPNEDHSTPSRGFPPPPATLDAPVPPCPHHVLLYLRSCLLSLTTVTMPRGNRGKKGKPHTSEKRRQAQHGTQDLRGAQVTATTTEARSSSSSPGPGVDAKGKPSARSGKHLKRPRGALATTTVPAGVSSTRSSKRATGKIAKKRNSSQAPLSNVRSRKRSLTSPTNLLVQFLLRMYKTKKPISKVHMLKIIDKKYKNRFLGILKRASESMEVVFGIDVKKDNTAKHSYVLVSKMNLPRNGIVHRGRGFPKTGLLMNLLGVIFMKGNCATEEYIWNFLGKMKIYAGKRHFLFGEPKKLITQDLVELKYLEYRQVPGSSPACYEFLWGPRAHAETSKMRVLEFLARTNHLDPSAFHCRYEEALKDEEERAQASGCPSVSAAVPST is encoded by the exons ATGAAGATGGGGACTCCAAATGAGGACCATAGTACACCCTCCCGCGGCTTTCCTCCACCCCCCGCCACTCTGGATGCCCCCGTGCCTCCATGCCCCC aTCACGTGCTGCTCTACCTGCGCTCCTGCCTGTTGTCCCTGACCACAGTCACCATGCCTCGGGGTAACAGGGGTAAGAAGGGTAAGCCCCACACCTCTGAAAAACGCCGCCAGGCTCAGCATGGCACCCAGGATCTGAGGGGTGCACAGGTCACTGCCACCACGACGGAAGCACGCTCCTCTTCCTCCAGTCCTGGTCCGGGGGTTGATGCTAAGGGAAAGCCCAGTGCTAGGTCTGGTAAACATCTCAAGCGTCCTCGGGGGGCCCTGGCCACCACCACTGTGCCTGCAGGTGTTTCTTCCACAAGATCATCCAAAAGAGCCACTGGGAAAATTGCAAAAAAGCGAAATTCCTCTCAGGCCCCTCTCTCCAATGTGCGGTCTAGAAAACGCTCACTAACCAGTCCGACGAATCTGTTGGTGCAGTTCCTGTTACGCATGTATAAGACGAAAAAGCCCATTAGTAAAGTGCATATGCTGAAGATCATCgataaaaagtacaaaaatcGATTCCTCGGGATCCTCAAAAGAGCTTCGGAGAGCATGGAGGTGGTATTTGGTATTGACGTGAAGAAAGACAACACTGCCAAGCATTCTTATGTCCTTGTTAGCAAGATGAATCTCCCCCGCAACGGGATTGTGCACCGTGGCAGGGGTTTTCCCAAGACCGGTCTCCTGATGAATCTCCTGGGTGTGATCTTCATGAAGGGCAACTGCGCCACAGAGGAATACATCTGGAATTTCCTGGGTAAGATGAAAATCTATGCTGGGAAGAGGCACTTCTTATTTGGGGAGCCCAAGAAGCTCATCACCCAAGATTTGGTGGAGCTGAAATATTTGGAGTATCGGCAAGTGCCCGGCAGCAGTCCAGCatgctatgagttcctgtggggcccGAGAGCACATGCTGAAACGAGCAAGATGAGAGTCCTGGAGTTCCTGGCCAGGACCAACCATTTGGATCCCAGTGCCTTCCACTGTCGTTATGAAGAGGCTTTGAAAGATGAGGAAGAGAGGGCCCAAGCCAGCGGATGTCCCAGTGTTTCTGCAGCAGTTCCTTCCACCTAG
- the LOC136154391 gene encoding melanoma-associated antigen B1-like, whose amino-acid sequence MPRGQKSKRRGREKCHQARMETKDLGDAQAAASPTPTSGSTPPGSPTAGVGQNPQGAAATSSPVAGASRPRSKARARRQAMQRRKSSQASTSAKPAPPDPLTKKAGVLIHFLLQKFKMKQPIRKIDMLKLFHKRFKTRFPEILRRAAECMELAFGLELKEVKLNGHSYTLVSNLGLTNDGVLSSSWGLPKNGLLMPLLSVIFLNGNRASEADVWEFLNILDIYDGKQHVIFGDPRKLITEKLVQQNYLVYRQIPDSDPLSYEFLWAPRAHAETNKMKVLEFLTKIDSTIPSAFPFYYAEALREEEERSRGRSLVRSRPAATANQPKVPPSNPSNAQ is encoded by the coding sequence ATGCCTCGGGGACAGAAGAGCAAGCGCCGTGGGCGTGAGAAATGCCACCAAGCACGCATGGAGACCAAGGATCTCGGGGATGCTCAGGctgctgcctcccccacccctactTCTGGGAGTACACCCCCGGGCTCTCCCACTGCTGGTGTGGGCCAGAATCCTCAGGGAGCTGCAGCCACTAGCTCTCCTGTTGCAGGGGCTTCACGCCCAAGATCTAAAGCACGTGCCAGGCGCCAAGCTATGCAACGTAGAAAATCTTCCCAGGCCTCGACCTCTGCTAAGCCCGCTCCCCCAGATCCTCTGACGAAGAAGGCAGGGGTGTTGATACATTTCCTGCTTCAGAAGTTTAAGATGAAACAGCCCATTAGGAAGATAGATATGCTGAAGCTTTTTCACAAAAGGTTCAAGACACGCTTCCCCGAGATCCTCAGGAGAGCAGCTGAGTGCATGGAGCTGGCCTTTGGGCTTGAGTTGAAGGAAGTCAAGCTGAATGGTCACTCCTATACCCTGGTCAGCAATCTAGGCCTCACCAATGATGGCGTACTGAGCAGCAGCTGGGGGCTGCCGAAGAATGGGCTTCTGATGCCTCTGCTGAGTGTGATCTTCCTGAATGGCAACCGCGCCTCTGAGGCTGATGTCTGGGAGTTCCTGAATATTCTAGACATCTATGATGGAAAGCAGCATGTAATCTTTGGGGATCCCAGGAAGCTCATCACAGAAAAGCTGGTGCAGCAGAATTACCTGGTGTATCGTCAGATTCCCGACAGCGATCCCCTGAGTTATGAGTTCCTGTGGGCCCCAAGAGCCCATGCTGAAACCAACAAGATGAAGGTGCTGGAGTTTTTGACCAAGATCGATAGTACCATCCCTAGTGCTTTCCCGTTCTATTATGCGGAAGCTttgagagaagaggaagagagatccCGAGGTAGATCTCTAGTTAGGTCTCGTCCTGCCGCCACGGCCAACCAACCCAAGGTCCCACCCAGCAATCCGTCCAATGCCCAGTGA